In one Aquabacterium sp. OR-4 genomic region, the following are encoded:
- a CDS encoding DUF2789 domain-containing protein, whose protein sequence is MDTTTHHSMQDLFAQLGLPQEAHEIRAFVRQHRPLPDHLRLPDAPFWSESQAGFLREKIREDGDWAVLVDTLNAQLREHPSPEALPQAEAPAEVEGEGNIGAARRYNEATQFYVSQHDTAADARAAAPQGAREAAELHAAEQAAAAKARR, encoded by the coding sequence ATGGACACCACCACCCACCACAGCATGCAGGACCTGTTTGCCCAGCTGGGCCTGCCGCAGGAGGCGCATGAGATCCGCGCCTTCGTGCGCCAGCACCGGCCGCTGCCCGACCACCTGCGCCTGCCCGACGCGCCGTTCTGGAGCGAGAGCCAGGCCGGATTTCTGCGCGAGAAGATCCGCGAAGACGGCGACTGGGCGGTGCTGGTCGACACGCTGAACGCGCAGCTGCGCGAGCACCCCAGCCCCGAGGCCCTGCCGCAGGCCGAGGCACCGGCCGAGGTCGAGGGCGAAGGCAACATCGGCGCGGCCCGTCGCTACAACGAGGCCACCCAGTTCTACGTGAGCCAGCACGACACCGCGGCCGATGCGCGCGCCGCCGCCCCGCAAGGGGCTCGCGAGGCCGCCGAGCTGCACGCCGCCGAGCAGGCCGCCGCGGCCAAGGCACGACGCTGA
- a CDS encoding BON domain-containing protein has protein sequence MNRMNRTPTSRSSTLLVAAIAALVLSACSRDDNRTAGQQVDAAIAKTEAATDKAASEIKQESAEAKAAVERSADKAAGALDNAASKVADAGADALITAAVNAELAKDPNLSALKIDVDTRNGRVMLSGTAPSTTARERATSLAASVKGVSSVENRLEVRG, from the coding sequence ATGAACCGCATGAACCGCACGCCCACCTCCCGTTCCAGCACCCTGCTCGTGGCCGCGATCGCGGCGCTGGTGCTCAGCGCCTGCAGCCGCGACGACAACCGCACCGCCGGCCAGCAGGTGGATGCCGCCATCGCCAAGACCGAGGCCGCCACCGACAAGGCCGCCAGCGAGATCAAGCAGGAAAGCGCCGAGGCCAAGGCCGCCGTCGAGCGCTCGGCCGACAAGGCGGCCGGTGCGCTGGACAACGCCGCCAGCAAGGTGGCCGATGCCGGCGCCGATGCCCTGATCACCGCCGCGGTGAATGCCGAGCTGGCCAAGGACCCCAACCTCAGCGCGCTGAAGATCGACGTCGACACACGCAACGGCCGGGTGATGCTCAGCGGCACCGCGCCCAGCACCACGGCGCGCGAGCGCGCCACCAGCCTGGCGGCCAGCGTGAAGGGCGTCAGCAGCGTCGAAAACCGCCTCGAGGTGCGCGGCTGA
- a CDS encoding mechanosensitive ion channel family protein: protein MSELLQRSQRLFPGVDWSDVALALAAGLLVYLALSAGVRLAVQRLQRFSARTRTRIDDGLAQVLARTSTPLLMLVGALVALGMLPLDDRWHGRVSQLWFAVVALQLGLWGQQAVGMVLRAHHEQQAPGTALSASGTLMGWGLRGLLWLVVLMAVLSNMGVDITAFVASLGIGGIAIALAVQNVLGDLFASLAIAVDKPFEVGDAITVGQVSGTVEKVGLKTTRIRSIGGEQVVMSNAELLRQTVANFKRLQTRRVVFNFGITYDATADQVAEVPGIVRGIVEADSALQFGRAHFKGFGESSLDFEVVYRVMDPSFEVYMDRQQAVNLALMRALKQRQIDFAFPTRTVNLVAPPGLGGLEPAPVAGP, encoded by the coding sequence GTGAGCGAGCTGCTGCAGCGCAGCCAGCGCCTGTTTCCTGGCGTCGACTGGTCCGACGTGGCACTGGCGCTGGCCGCCGGCCTGCTGGTCTACCTGGCGCTGTCGGCCGGCGTGCGGCTGGCGGTGCAGCGGCTGCAGCGCTTTTCGGCGCGCACCCGCACCCGCATCGACGACGGCCTGGCCCAGGTGCTGGCGCGCACCAGCACGCCGCTGCTGATGCTGGTGGGCGCGCTGGTGGCGCTGGGCATGCTGCCGCTGGACGACCGCTGGCACGGGCGCGTGTCGCAGCTGTGGTTTGCCGTGGTGGCGCTGCAGCTGGGCCTGTGGGGCCAGCAGGCGGTGGGCATGGTGCTGCGCGCCCACCACGAGCAGCAGGCGCCGGGCACGGCGCTGTCGGCCTCGGGCACGCTGATGGGCTGGGGCCTGCGCGGCCTGCTCTGGCTGGTGGTGCTGATGGCCGTGCTGTCGAACATGGGCGTGGACATCACCGCCTTCGTGGCCAGCCTGGGCATCGGCGGCATCGCCATCGCGCTGGCGGTGCAGAACGTGCTGGGCGATCTGTTCGCCTCGCTGGCCATCGCGGTGGACAAGCCCTTCGAGGTGGGCGACGCCATCACCGTGGGCCAGGTCTCGGGCACGGTCGAGAAGGTGGGCCTGAAGACCACGCGCATCCGCAGCATCGGCGGCGAGCAGGTGGTGATGTCCAACGCCGAGCTGCTGCGCCAGACGGTGGCCAACTTCAAGCGCCTGCAGACGCGGCGCGTGGTCTTCAACTTCGGCATCACCTACGACGCCACGGCCGACCAGGTGGCCGAGGTGCCGGGCATCGTGCGCGGCATCGTCGAGGCCGACAGCGCACTGCAGTTCGGCCGCGCGCACTTCAAGGGCTTTGGCGAAAGCTCGCTCGACTTCGAGGTGGTGTACCGCGTGATGGACCCGAGCTTCGAGGTCTACATGGACCGCCAGCAGGCCGTCAACCTGGCGCTGATGCGTGCGCTCAAGCAGCGCCAGATCGACTTTGCCTTTCCCACCCGCACCGTGAACCTGGTGGCGCCGCCAGGCCTGGGCGGGCTGGAGCCGGCGCCGGTCGCCGGCCCGTGA
- a CDS encoding transglycosylase domain-containing protein — protein sequence MPNRPEPSADAAAGAAFVPLPERRWRRSLRGMLWAALALLGLAVAAGGALLAAVWWGTPSAAAIAQRLAAEPSQIVSSDGVLLQRLDSRVHEPVTPQQVPAALIDALLATEDRRFYSHGGVDPRRVLGSVLATLRGDLQGGSTLTQQLARNLFPDEVGQQRSLMRKLRELAVALKLEGLYDKPALLALYLNQVPYRYNVVGVGAAARTYFGKPAAALATHEAALLVALLKGPAQYDPERFPARALARRNLVLARMQATGRLDAGQARQARAQALGLALQRADLAAPPAPHYLRVVRQQLGDWARSQGLDPQRDGLRVQVSLDTRQQALAEQAVARQTALLQRVAEAEWSRAELRAGPPAAATVATPFAHFWRERGELLAELAQATPAYRRARAAGADEAAALALALRDPQLAALQADRTRLEAGFIALDPRSGAVRAHVGSRNFAHDRFDHVTQARRQPGSTFKPFVYGAALRDGMAPVRRFVDEVLHYPLASGGRWSPADAGGASGQAMSLRSGLARSRNTITAQVMHEVGPVRVAHYARLLGVDRSPLQAVPSLALGTSPVTLLEMAQAYGTLAALGQRRTPVFIERITDRHGLTLFVADGRAEQVLDTGHAALLVDMLRDAVDQGTGRALRTQFGVRGDVVGKTGTTQRNTDGWFIAAHPRLVVGAWVGFNDPRVTMRSTEWGQGGRSALRLAGDFLAALQAAGQLPEDARFPAVPREPEPAGPAIAIAIAPEALDGALDGAPDEASPAAQPPPHAGEPADHATLADTGLATVAGVRFSPVGQRPGRERPAP from the coding sequence ATGCCGAACCGCCCTGAACCCAGCGCCGATGCCGCCGCCGGCGCAGCGTTTGTGCCGCTGCCCGAGCGGCGCTGGCGGCGCAGCCTGCGCGGCATGCTGTGGGCCGCGCTGGCCCTGCTGGGCCTGGCCGTGGCCGCTGGCGGCGCGCTGCTGGCGGCCGTGTGGTGGGGCACGCCCTCGGCAGCGGCCATCGCGCAGCGCCTGGCGGCCGAGCCCTCGCAGATCGTGTCCAGCGACGGCGTGCTGCTGCAGCGCCTGGACAGCCGGGTGCACGAGCCGGTCACGCCGCAGCAGGTGCCCGCCGCGCTGATCGATGCGCTGCTGGCCACCGAGGACCGGCGCTTCTACAGCCATGGCGGTGTTGATCCGCGTCGCGTGCTGGGCTCGGTGCTGGCCACGCTGCGCGGCGACCTGCAGGGCGGCTCCACGCTCACCCAGCAGCTGGCGCGCAACCTGTTTCCCGACGAGGTGGGCCAGCAGCGCAGCCTGATGCGCAAGCTGCGCGAGCTGGCCGTGGCGCTGAAGCTCGAGGGCCTGTACGACAAGCCCGCCCTGCTGGCCCTGTACCTGAACCAGGTGCCCTACCGCTACAACGTGGTGGGCGTGGGCGCCGCCGCGCGCACCTACTTCGGCAAGCCCGCCGCGGCGCTGGCCACCCACGAGGCCGCGCTGCTGGTGGCGCTGCTGAAGGGCCCGGCCCAGTACGACCCCGAGCGCTTTCCGGCACGCGCACTGGCCCGGCGCAACCTGGTGCTGGCCCGCATGCAGGCCACCGGCCGGCTCGATGCCGGCCAGGCGCGCCAGGCCCGCGCCCAGGCCCTGGGCCTGGCGCTGCAGCGCGCCGACCTGGCCGCGCCGCCGGCACCGCACTACCTGCGCGTGGTGCGCCAGCAGCTGGGCGACTGGGCCCGCAGCCAGGGCCTCGATCCGCAGCGCGACGGCCTGCGGGTGCAGGTGTCGCTGGACACGCGCCAGCAGGCGCTGGCCGAGCAGGCCGTGGCGCGCCAGACCGCGCTGCTGCAGCGGGTGGCCGAGGCCGAGTGGTCGCGTGCCGAGCTGCGCGCCGGCCCGCCTGCGGCGGCCACGGTGGCCACGCCCTTTGCGCACTTCTGGCGCGAGCGCGGCGAGCTGCTGGCCGAGCTGGCCCAGGCCACGCCGGCCTATCGCCGCGCCCGCGCGGCCGGGGCCGACGAAGCCGCGGCGCTGGCGCTGGCCCTGCGCGACCCGCAGCTGGCCGCGCTGCAGGCCGACCGCACCCGGCTCGAGGCCGGCTTCATCGCGCTCGACCCGCGCAGCGGCGCGGTGCGCGCCCATGTCGGCAGCCGCAACTTCGCGCACGACCGCTTCGACCATGTGACCCAGGCGCGGCGCCAGCCGGGCTCGACCTTCAAGCCCTTTGTCTACGGCGCCGCGCTGCGCGACGGCATGGCGCCGGTCCGGCGCTTCGTCGACGAGGTTTTGCACTACCCGCTGGCCAGCGGCGGGCGCTGGTCACCCGCCGACGCCGGCGGCGCCAGCGGCCAGGCCATGAGCCTGCGCAGCGGCCTGGCCCGCTCGCGCAACACCATCACCGCGCAGGTCATGCACGAGGTGGGCCCGGTGCGGGTGGCCCACTATGCGCGGCTGCTGGGCGTCGACCGCTCGCCGCTGCAGGCCGTGCCATCGCTGGCGCTCGGCACCAGCCCGGTCACGCTGCTCGAGATGGCGCAGGCCTACGGCACGCTGGCCGCGCTGGGCCAGCGCCGCACGCCGGTGTTCATCGAGCGCATCACCGACCGCCACGGGCTCACGCTGTTTGTGGCCGACGGGCGTGCCGAGCAGGTGCTGGACACCGGCCATGCCGCGCTGCTGGTGGACATGCTGCGCGACGCGGTGGACCAGGGCACCGGCCGCGCGCTGCGCACGCAGTTTGGCGTGCGCGGTGATGTGGTGGGCAAGACCGGCACCACCCAGCGCAACACCGACGGCTGGTTCATCGCCGCGCACCCGCGCCTGGTGGTGGGCGCCTGGGTCGGCTTCAACGACCCGCGGGTGACGATGCGCAGCACCGAGTGGGGGCAGGGCGGGCGCAGCGCGCTGCGCCTGGCCGGTGATTTTCTGGCCGCGCTGCAGGCCGCCGGGCAGCTGCCTGAGGACGCACGCTTTCCGGCCGTGCCGCGCGAGCCCGAGCCGGCCGGGCCCGCCATCGCCATCGCCATCGCCCCCGAGGCGCTGGACGGGGCGCTGGACGGGGCACCGGACGAGGCCTCGCCCGCCGCCCAGCCGCCACCCCATGCCGGCGAGCCGGCCGACCACGCCACCCTGGCCGACACCGGCCTGGCCACCGTGGCCGGCGTGCGGTTCTCGCCGGTGGGGCAGCGGCCCGGCCGCGAGCGGCCCGCGCCATGA
- a CDS encoding diguanylate cyclase produces MARLTDGSTDETPPDWAAAPGPVLLIEPDPRRAIGMVRALSALARVRLASGLTDGLAAAALERPELLLVSDTLPEADLAVLRQRCLDEDALAQVPLMVMLSQADERAEIAALDLGAVACLPRQATPALVAARVRATLELLRSASYWRQSAQFDALTGLANRRQLDAVLQREWRRAQRLQRPLALLMVDLDFFKAYNDRHGHLAGDDCLRQVAQLLRQAVRRPTDLVGRFGGEEFAVLLSETDGRGALVVADLLQRAVADQALPHGGRGAGPRVSVSIGVSAWAPGAGDPGAAALLACADAALYDVKRHGRDGVAWRSLARQPAPEPTEAAHRRAAAAPMSRLSVMARALQPH; encoded by the coding sequence ATGGCCCGACTGACCGATGGATCGACCGACGAAACGCCGCCCGACTGGGCCGCCGCGCCCGGCCCGGTGCTGCTGATCGAGCCCGATCCGCGCCGGGCCATCGGCATGGTGCGGGCGCTGTCGGCCCTGGCGCGGGTGCGCCTGGCCTCGGGCCTGACCGATGGCCTGGCCGCCGCCGCGCTGGAGCGGCCCGAGCTGCTGCTGGTGAGCGACACCTTGCCCGAGGCCGATCTGGCCGTGCTGCGCCAGCGCTGCCTGGACGAGGACGCCCTGGCCCAGGTGCCGCTGATGGTGATGCTGTCGCAGGCCGACGAACGTGCCGAGATCGCCGCGCTGGACCTCGGCGCGGTGGCCTGCCTGCCGCGCCAGGCCACGCCGGCGCTGGTGGCGGCGCGGGTGCGCGCCACGCTCGAGCTGCTGCGCAGCGCCAGCTACTGGCGGCAAAGCGCGCAGTTCGATGCGCTGACCGGCCTGGCCAACCGCCGCCAGCTGGATGCGGTGCTGCAGCGCGAATGGCGCCGCGCCCAGCGCCTGCAGCGCCCGCTGGCGCTGCTGATGGTCGACCTGGATTTCTTCAAGGCCTACAACGACCGCCACGGCCATCTGGCCGGCGACGACTGCCTGCGCCAGGTGGCCCAGCTGCTGCGCCAGGCGGTGCGCCGGCCGACCGATCTGGTGGGCCGCTTTGGCGGCGAAGAATTCGCGGTGCTGCTGTCCGAGACCGATGGCCGCGGCGCCCTGGTGGTGGCCGATCTGCTGCAGCGCGCGGTGGCCGACCAGGCCCTGCCGCACGGCGGCCGTGGCGCCGGCCCGCGGGTCAGCGTGTCGATCGGCGTCTCGGCCTGGGCCCCCGGTGCGGGCGATCCCGGCGCGGCCGCGCTGCTGGCCTGTGCCGATGCGGCGCTGTACGACGTCAAGCGCCACGGCCGCGATGGCGTGGCCTGGCGCAGCCTGGCGCGCCAGCCGGCGCCTGAGCCCACCGAGGCCGCGCACCGGCGAGCCGCCGCCGCGCCCATGTCGCGCCTGAGCGTGATGGCGCGGGCCTTGCAGCCACATTGA
- a CDS encoding phosphatase PAP2 family protein → MSGLPDAAAWLPALDLHLLAAARALVLDWPAQALLAVAGLSHLGDRWVIGGLIAAASAWLMWRGQWPRALALALLMAGQGLAVWALKDLALRPRPALGPVLADWVVVRGSSLPSGHAAAALVGYGLLAWVLLRGLAPPPARPADALADTRADALADALADAVAVARPAAAVAPLRPAWVLLPAAALALGVGISRVLLGVHYPSDVLAAWALGALWLALAVPLLERLPAWRQPR, encoded by the coding sequence ATGAGCGGCCTGCCCGATGCCGCGGCCTGGCTGCCGGCCCTGGATCTGCACCTGCTGGCCGCGGCGCGGGCCCTGGTGCTCGACTGGCCGGCGCAGGCGCTGCTGGCCGTGGCCGGCCTGTCGCACCTGGGTGACCGCTGGGTGATCGGCGGCCTGATCGCCGCGGCCAGCGCCTGGCTCATGTGGCGTGGCCAGTGGCCGCGGGCGCTGGCGCTGGCCCTGCTGATGGCCGGGCAGGGCCTGGCCGTATGGGCGCTGAAGGACCTGGCGCTGCGCCCGCGGCCTGCGCTGGGGCCGGTGCTGGCCGACTGGGTGGTGGTGCGTGGCAGCAGCCTGCCCAGCGGCCATGCCGCCGCGGCCCTGGTGGGCTATGGCCTGCTGGCCTGGGTGCTGCTGCGAGGCCTGGCGCCGCCACCGGCGCGGCCTGCGGACGCGCTTGCCGACACGCGTGCCGACGCGCTTGCCGATGCGCTTGCCGATGCGGTGGCGGTGGCGCGGCCAGCGGCGGCGGTTGCGCCGCTGCGACCGGCCTGGGTGCTGCTGCCGGCGGCCGCGCTGGCCCTGGGCGTGGGCATCAGCCGCGTGCTGCTGGGCGTGCACTACCCCAGCGACGTGCTGGCTGCCTGGGCGCTGGGCGCGCTGTGGCTGGCGCTGGCCGTGCCGCTGCTGGAGCGGCTGCCGGCCTGGCGCCAGCCGCGCTGA
- a CDS encoding response regulator — translation MLTCFLVEDSPVIQQNLVATLEEMLPMRVVGTCEDEGTAVAWISNSAHRCDLMIIDVFLKSGSGLEVLRRARLLRPDSRLVVLTNYATPDMRKRAQQLGADRVFDKSAELDELLAYCETLSGPPH, via the coding sequence GTGCTGACCTGTTTCCTCGTCGAAGACAGCCCGGTCATCCAGCAGAACCTCGTGGCCACGCTGGAGGAGATGCTGCCCATGCGCGTGGTCGGCACCTGCGAGGACGAGGGCACCGCGGTGGCCTGGATCAGCAACAGCGCGCACCGCTGCGACCTGATGATCATCGACGTGTTCCTCAAGAGCGGCAGCGGGCTCGAGGTGCTGCGCCGCGCGCGCCTGCTGCGGCCCGACAGCCGCCTGGTGGTGCTGACCAACTACGCCACGCCCGACATGCGCAAGCGCGCGCAGCAGCTGGGCGCCGACCGCGTGTTCGACAAGTCGGCCGAGCTCGACGAGCTGCTCGCCTACTGCGAGACCCTGAGCGGCCCGCCGCACTGA
- a CDS encoding extracellular catalytic domain type 1 short-chain-length polyhydroxyalkanoate depolymerase, protein MAKRRSRRSPAATSLGAAAVLGRSGLAMAQQLRRASSAALKPWLKGWQDGLDARRDKWLHDHRPPPASGQWVRGVAAVAAGLRQFQLYLPAGRPPAGAWPLMVMLHGCQQDAATFAHSTRMHRLADREAFAVLYLQQDRHANAQGCWNWFAVRNGRAAQEARLVLAAIDQACLLHGVDRERVAVAGLSAGAGLAALLAQQHGERFRAVIMHSGVPPGLTHDARGALAAMQGRAPGGAAPAAAVAPGAGSSGLAAGLMPGLAPGASPRAEPAWPPLLVIHGDRDTVVSPRNAQQAVAQWAVAGQGRALATRQQQRGKRLPMAVTRWVRRGGADVATLVLVQGLGHAWSGGVASLPFGEPGGPDASTLAWRFAQRQWRHGG, encoded by the coding sequence ATGGCCAAGCGCCGTTCGCGCCGCAGCCCGGCCGCCACCAGCCTGGGCGCCGCCGCCGTGCTGGGGCGCAGCGGCCTGGCCATGGCCCAGCAGCTGCGCCGGGCCTCCAGCGCGGCATTGAAACCCTGGCTGAAGGGCTGGCAGGACGGGCTCGACGCACGCCGCGACAAATGGCTGCACGACCACCGCCCGCCCCCCGCCAGCGGCCAGTGGGTGCGCGGCGTGGCGGCGGTGGCCGCCGGGCTGCGGCAGTTTCAGCTGTACCTGCCGGCCGGCCGACCGCCCGCCGGGGCCTGGCCGCTGATGGTGATGCTGCACGGCTGCCAGCAGGACGCCGCCACCTTTGCCCACAGCACCCGCATGCACCGCCTGGCCGACCGCGAGGCCTTTGCCGTGCTCTACCTGCAGCAAGACCGCCATGCCAATGCGCAGGGCTGCTGGAACTGGTTTGCCGTGCGCAATGGCCGTGCGGCGCAAGAGGCCCGCCTGGTGCTGGCCGCCATCGACCAGGCCTGCCTGCTGCACGGCGTGGACCGCGAGCGCGTGGCCGTGGCCGGGCTCTCGGCCGGCGCCGGCCTGGCCGCGCTGCTGGCCCAGCAGCATGGCGAGCGCTTTCGCGCGGTGATCATGCACAGCGGCGTGCCGCCAGGCCTGACCCACGATGCACGCGGCGCGCTGGCCGCCATGCAGGGCCGCGCGCCCGGCGGCGCGGCGCCGGCCGCGGCCGTGGCGCCCGGCGCCGGATCATCCGGTCTGGCAGCGGGTCTGATGCCTGGCCTGGCGCCCGGCGCCAGCCCGCGGGCCGAGCCGGCCTGGCCGCCGCTGCTGGTGATCCATGGCGACCGCGACACCGTGGTCTCGCCACGCAATGCCCAGCAGGCGGTGGCGCAGTGGGCGGTGGCCGGCCAGGGCCGGGCCCTGGCCACCCGGCAGCAGCAGCGCGGCAAGCGCCTGCCGATGGCCGTGACCCGCTGGGTGCGACGCGGCGGTGCCGACGTGGCCACGCTGGTGCTGGTGCAGGGCCTGGGCCATGCCTGGAGCGGTGGTGTGGCCAGCCTGCCCTTTGGCGAGCCCGGCGGCCCCGATGCCAGCACCCTGGCCTGGCGCTTTGCCCAGCGCCAGTGGCGGCACGGGGGCTGA
- a CDS encoding response regulator, with product MIRIVIVDDHAIVRAGLRQFFSTQVDLRVTGEAATGREALDLVRRGDLDVVLMDLSMPDQSGVDALAAIKAREPELPVLILSGYPETHYATTLLRQGASGYLNKECDPEEIVKAIRTVVRGRKYITPAVAELLADGLGADSDKPPHELLSEREFQVFLRLAKGETISHMADSMALSVKTVSTYRTRVMEKMKLATNSDLTYYALKNGLIQ from the coding sequence ATGATCCGAATCGTCATCGTCGATGACCACGCCATCGTCCGCGCCGGCTTGCGCCAGTTTTTCTCCACCCAGGTGGATCTGCGTGTCACCGGCGAGGCCGCCACCGGCCGCGAGGCGCTCGACCTGGTGCGCCGCGGCGATCTGGATGTGGTGCTGATGGACCTGAGCATGCCCGACCAGAGCGGTGTCGATGCGCTGGCCGCGATCAAGGCCCGCGAGCCCGAGCTGCCGGTGCTGATCCTCAGCGGCTACCCCGAGACGCACTACGCCACCACGCTGCTGCGCCAGGGCGCCAGCGGCTACCTGAACAAGGAGTGCGACCCCGAGGAGATCGTCAAGGCCATCCGCACCGTGGTGCGCGGGCGCAAGTACATCACCCCGGCGGTGGCCGAGCTGCTGGCCGACGGCCTGGGCGCCGACAGCGACAAGCCGCCGCACGAGCTGCTGTCCGAGCGCGAGTTCCAGGTCTTTCTGCGCCTGGCCAAGGGCGAGACCATCAGCCACATGGCCGACAGCATGGCGCTGTCGGTCAAGACGGTCAGCACCTACCGCACCCGCGTGATGGAGAAGATGAAGCTGGCCACCAACAGCGACCTGACCTACTACGCGCTGAAGAACGGCCTGATCCAGTAG
- a CDS encoding metallophosphoesterase family protein gives MRLLHLSDPHLGTEQPVVLEALLSLAHRLAPQALLISGDLTQRATPAQFAAAAGLLARLPAVPRLVIPGNHDIPLWRLWPRLRQPYAGYEQVCGLRPPGGVAQFDLPGARVVAVDTTRWWRHRHGTLSAAQIDAVAQRLHDAPAGAWRIVMSHHPLAVAQEADHEDRPWRHRRALQAWQQAGAELLISGHLHVPALIRVGPRCWVAQAGSSVSRRLAPTVANSVQLLVDEPASGPGCAPGRCCLRYDYDGVRQAFMPAARHALRALRDPLPWRPGAWAT, from the coding sequence ATGCGCTTGCTGCACCTGTCTGACCCGCACCTGGGCACCGAGCAGCCGGTGGTGCTGGAGGCGCTGCTGAGCCTGGCCCACCGGCTGGCGCCGCAGGCCCTGCTGATCAGCGGCGATCTCACCCAGCGCGCCACGCCGGCGCAGTTTGCCGCGGCGGCCGGCCTGCTGGCCCGCCTGCCGGCCGTGCCGCGCCTGGTGATCCCGGGCAACCACGACATCCCGTTGTGGCGGCTGTGGCCGCGCCTGCGCCAGCCCTACGCCGGCTACGAGCAGGTGTGCGGGCTGCGCCCGCCGGGCGGCGTGGCGCAGTTCGATCTGCCGGGCGCGCGCGTGGTGGCGGTGGACACCACGCGCTGGTGGCGGCACCGCCACGGCACCTTGTCGGCCGCGCAGATCGACGCGGTGGCGCAGCGCCTGCACGACGCGCCGGCCGGTGCCTGGCGCATCGTGATGAGCCACCACCCGCTGGCCGTGGCCCAGGAGGCCGACCACGAAGACCGCCCCTGGCGCCACCGCCGCGCGCTGCAGGCCTGGCAGCAGGCCGGCGCCGAGCTGCTGATCTCGGGCCATCTGCATGTGCCGGCGCTGATCCGCGTGGGCCCGCGCTGCTGGGTGGCGCAGGCCGGCAGCAGCGTGTCGCGCCGGCTGGCGCCCACGGTGGCCAACAGCGTGCAGCTGCTGGTGGACGAGCCGGCCAGCGGCCCCGGCTGCGCGCCGGGCCGCTGCTGCCTGCGCTATGACTACGACGGCGTGCGCCAGGCCTTCATGCCGGCCGCCCGCCATGCCCTGCGCGCGCTGCGCGACCCGCTGCCCTGGCGCCCGGGCGCCTGGGCCACCTGA
- a CDS encoding diacylglycerol/lipid kinase family protein gives MTADRPTFPPRHATGHPMAQALAQPLAHPLAHPSSPAAGVWPGQRGVAPASATPATSATPATPATPATPPPLRPDAPLHLLMGRRERAQMQRIRDTVAGHPALAGRQLHWHVPARAAETPAAAEQAARAAAAAGGLVLAIGGDGTINAAAQACWQRGVPMGVVCQGTFNFFSRQQGISPDLGEAIGQFTQALDQGLVRPVVPGVVNGQTFLVNASLGLYPRLLAEREAAKRQFGRHRAVALVSGLLSLLRAQRGQVLRLLERDGQGRERQRMTLTSTLFVGNNALQLERVGVDEAEKAGRRRLVATTLAPRSAWSMLQMLWQALRGRMGQHEAVDSFSCTALTVEAAGWRLSQRVRVAFDGERSWMHLPLRFALASHPLWLVAPPPQAAGQNAAPQAEGSAAPLAGRVAQA, from the coding sequence ATGACCGCTGACCGGCCCACCTTTCCGCCCCGCCACGCCACCGGCCACCCCATGGCCCAGGCTTTGGCCCAGCCCTTGGCTCACCCCTTGGCCCACCCGTCCAGCCCGGCCGCGGGCGTGTGGCCTGGCCAGCGCGGCGTGGCGCCCGCGTCAGCCACGCCCGCAACGTCAGCCACGCCGGCCACGCCCGCCACACCCGCCACGCCACCGCCGCTGCGGCCCGATGCGCCGCTGCACCTGCTGATGGGCCGGCGCGAGCGGGCGCAGATGCAGCGCATCCGCGACACCGTGGCCGGCCATCCGGCGCTGGCCGGGCGCCAGCTGCACTGGCATGTGCCGGCACGGGCGGCCGAGACCCCGGCCGCGGCCGAGCAGGCGGCCCGTGCCGCGGCGGCCGCCGGCGGCCTGGTGCTGGCCATCGGCGGCGACGGCACCATCAATGCCGCGGCGCAGGCCTGCTGGCAGCGCGGCGTGCCGATGGGCGTGGTGTGCCAGGGCACGTTCAACTTCTTCAGCCGCCAGCAGGGCATCTCGCCCGACCTGGGCGAGGCCATCGGCCAGTTCACCCAGGCGCTCGACCAGGGCCTGGTGCGGCCGGTGGTGCCGGGCGTGGTCAATGGCCAGACCTTTCTGGTCAATGCCAGCCTGGGCCTGTACCCGCGCCTGCTGGCCGAGCGCGAGGCGGCCAAGCGGCAGTTCGGCCGCCACCGTGCGGTGGCCCTGGTGTCGGGGCTGCTGAGCCTGCTGCGGGCCCAGCGTGGCCAGGTGCTGCGCCTGCTCGAGCGCGACGGCCAGGGCCGCGAACGCCAGCGCATGACCCTGACCAGCACGCTGTTCGTCGGCAACAACGCGCTGCAGCTCGAACGGGTGGGCGTGGACGAGGCCGAGAAGGCCGGCCGCCGCCGCCTGGTGGCCACCACGCTGGCGCCGCGCAGCGCCTGGTCGATGCTGCAGATGCTGTGGCAGGCGCTGCGTGGCCGCATGGGCCAGCACGAGGCGGTGGACAGCTTCAGCTGCACCGCCCTGACCGTCGAGGCCGCCGGCTGGCGACTGAGCCAGCGCGTGCGCGTGGCCTTTGACGGCGAGCGCAGCTGGATGCACCTGCCGCTGCGTTTTGCGCTGGCCAGCCACCCGCTGTGGCTGGTGGCGCCGCCGCCGCAGGCAGCCGGGCAAAACGCCGCGCCACAGGCCGAAGGCAGCGCGGCGCCGCTGGCCGGCCGCGTGGCCCAGGCCTGA